In Aquimarina spinulae, a single window of DNA contains:
- a CDS encoding rhomboid family intramembrane serine protease — translation MGTLDIVIIIIIGANILMSLKGFNDFSFFEKYKFNIGGIRRGEQLRMLTSGFLHVDMMHLFFNMFTLYFFAPVVVSFFGNVKFLIVYFGSLLMGNLFSLFFHKDEYHYSAVGASGAVSGVIYASILFRPDMSLYLMFIPIPIPAYIFGIGYLVYSIFGMKNKIGNIGHDAHFGGAVGGYVITLILAPWLFQENLFMIGLLAVPIIILFILQRLGKL, via the coding sequence ATGGGGACACTTGACATAGTTATAATTATAATTATTGGGGCTAATATATTGATGTCATTAAAAGGATTTAATGACTTTTCATTTTTTGAGAAATATAAATTTAATATAGGAGGGATAAGAAGAGGAGAACAGTTAAGAATGCTAACTTCGGGTTTTTTGCATGTAGATATGATGCATTTGTTCTTTAATATGTTTACACTCTATTTTTTTGCACCTGTTGTTGTTAGCTTTTTTGGTAATGTTAAGTTTTTGATAGTATATTTTGGTAGTTTATTAATGGGGAATTTGTTTTCCTTGTTTTTTCATAAAGACGAATATCATTACAGTGCTGTAGGAGCAAGTGGGGCTGTTTCTGGAGTTATATATGCGAGCATATTATTTAGACCAGATATGAGTTTATATTTGATGTTTATTCCAATTCCTATTCCTGCATATATTTTTGGTATAGGGTATTTAGTATATTCTATTTTTGGAATGAAAAACAAAATAGGAAATATAGGCCATGACGCGCATTTTGGAGGAGCTGTTGGAGGGTATGTAATAACTTTAATATTGGCTCCTTGGTTATTTCAGGAAAATTTATTTATGATAGGTCTATTAGCAGTTCCAATTATAATTCTTTTTATTTTGCAAAGGCTAGGAAAATTATAA
- the ggt gene encoding gamma-glutamyltransferase: MNIRSIKYLFYITLLVLNFSCKNNTEVKQEVKPVVGLITQKAMVVSAREEASKIGADIMKKGGNAFDAMVGTAMALAVTYPVAGNLGGGGFMVYRKANGETGALDYREKGPLASTKDMYLDDKGEFIAKKSQLGAMAVGVPGTIAGIFEVHKKFGSLPIEDILTPVVQLAKRGFVITEKQERRFVHYKDLFYEANEDTIPILRGYKANDTLKNIKLAETLERIIKNGAAELYEGESGQKLVNFIQSRGGIITMDDLAKYKAKWRKPVQFRYKNLNITSMSPPSSGGICLAQIMKMIEPYDLSNYGHNSLKSIQVITEAERRAYADRSFYLGDPDFVKIPIDTLINESYLSNRMLDFSFDKATLSSDINRGSIPGYESDETTHYSIVDQFGNAISVTTTLNGAYGSKLYVPELGFFLNNEMDDFSAKPGVPNMFGLTGAEANAIAPEKRMLSSMTPTIVEKDGKFWMSVGTPGGSTIITSVLQTILNVKEYGMTMQDAVNAPRFHHQWLPDVVVFEPESFDNTLLDSLRQKGYQINEEDSKIIGKVDGILVLPDGRLEGGADKRGDDTAVGF; the protein is encoded by the coding sequence ATGAACATAAGATCTATTAAATATTTATTTTATATCACTTTACTTGTCCTAAATTTTTCTTGTAAAAATAATACAGAAGTAAAGCAAGAGGTCAAACCAGTTGTTGGTCTCATTACTCAAAAAGCTATGGTTGTTTCTGCCCGGGAGGAGGCTTCAAAAATTGGAGCAGACATCATGAAAAAAGGAGGAAATGCTTTTGATGCTATGGTTGGTACAGCTATGGCTTTAGCAGTTACATACCCTGTAGCAGGAAACTTGGGAGGTGGTGGATTTATGGTATATCGAAAAGCTAATGGTGAAACTGGTGCTTTGGATTATAGAGAAAAAGGACCTCTAGCTTCTACCAAAGATATGTACCTTGATGATAAAGGAGAATTTATCGCTAAAAAAAGTCAACTCGGAGCTATGGCTGTTGGTGTTCCCGGAACTATTGCCGGTATTTTTGAAGTGCATAAAAAATTTGGGTCCTTACCTATTGAAGACATACTTACTCCTGTAGTACAATTGGCAAAAAGAGGTTTTGTGATTACTGAAAAACAAGAAAGACGCTTTGTACATTATAAAGATTTATTCTATGAGGCTAATGAAGATACAATTCCTATTCTTAGAGGTTACAAAGCTAATGATACCTTAAAAAACATAAAACTAGCTGAAACACTAGAGAGGATCATTAAAAATGGAGCTGCCGAGTTGTATGAAGGCGAATCTGGTCAAAAACTGGTTAATTTCATCCAATCTAGAGGTGGTATCATTACTATGGATGATTTGGCAAAATACAAAGCAAAATGGCGTAAACCTGTACAGTTTAGGTATAAAAACCTCAATATAACTTCTATGTCTCCACCTTCGAGTGGCGGCATATGTCTTGCTCAGATCATGAAGATGATCGAACCTTATGACCTAAGTAACTATGGGCATAATTCTCTTAAAAGTATACAGGTAATTACAGAAGCAGAACGAAGGGCTTATGCAGATCGCAGTTTTTATTTAGGTGATCCTGATTTTGTAAAAATCCCTATCGATACATTGATTAATGAATCCTACCTTTCTAATCGCATGCTAGATTTTAGTTTTGACAAGGCTACATTATCTTCAGATATTAATCGTGGCAGCATTCCAGGATATGAAAGTGACGAAACTACCCACTACTCTATTGTAGATCAATTCGGAAATGCTATTTCGGTAACAACGACACTTAACGGAGCTTATGGTTCTAAATTATATGTTCCAGAATTAGGTTTCTTTCTAAATAATGAGATGGATGATTTTAGTGCCAAACCTGGTGTACCAAATATGTTTGGATTAACAGGCGCAGAAGCCAATGCCATAGCTCCCGAAAAAAGAATGTTAAGCTCTATGACTCCTACAATTGTAGAAAAAGATGGAAAATTTTGGATGTCTGTTGGTACTCCTGGTGGATCTACCATTATTACTTCAGTACTGCAGACTATTTTAAATGTGAAAGAATACGGAATGACTATGCAGGATGCGGTCAACGCTCCAAGATTTCATCATCAGTGGTTACCAGATGTAGTAGTATTTGAACCAGAGTCATTTGATAATACTCTACTAGATAGCCTACGGCAAAAAGGATATCAAATTAATGAAGAAGATTCTAAAATTATAGGCAAGGTTGATGGTATTCTTGTTCTTCCTGATGGAAGACTCGAAGGTGGAGCAGATAAAAGAGGGGATGATACTGCGGTAGGATTTTAA
- a CDS encoding lysophospholipid acyltransferase family protein codes for MQLIIYKLVYPFLWFISKLPWGLFYAFSTGIFFLVYYIFRYRRKTVTQNLELVFPNKTFQEIKKIRKEFYQHMCDMFLEMIKSISISNEEMKERFKVTNIEKLHELEAKKENIMILMAHYASYEWANVIDIQTNFQAVGVYKKIGNKYFDRLVHRIRARFGSRVIGTKDAMTVITEDQSKEGLYMYGLISDQSPKLYKATFWTDFMSIKVPVFLGAEVLSKRLGLNTYYLQVEKIKRGYYQATFVTLTEDSKNCEDYSIVKSYLRLLENQIYNKPQYYLWSHKRWKHRNAPIPEGATVD; via the coding sequence ATGCAATTAATTATCTATAAATTAGTCTACCCTTTTTTATGGTTTATTTCAAAATTACCATGGGGGCTTTTTTATGCATTTTCTACAGGCATTTTTTTCCTGGTATATTATATTTTTCGATACCGAAGAAAAACTGTAACGCAAAATCTAGAGCTAGTTTTCCCAAACAAAACTTTTCAAGAAATCAAAAAAATACGAAAAGAGTTTTACCAGCATATGTGTGATATGTTTCTCGAAATGATTAAATCGATATCCATTTCAAATGAAGAAATGAAAGAACGATTTAAGGTTACAAATATTGAAAAACTACACGAATTAGAAGCTAAGAAAGAAAATATAATGATACTTATGGCCCATTATGCTAGTTATGAGTGGGCAAATGTAATTGATATACAAACAAATTTTCAGGCAGTTGGAGTATATAAGAAAATAGGGAATAAATACTTCGATCGATTAGTACATCGAATTAGAGCCCGATTTGGTTCGAGAGTAATAGGTACTAAAGATGCTATGACAGTAATTACAGAAGATCAATCTAAAGAAGGATTATATATGTATGGACTAATTTCTGATCAATCTCCAAAATTATATAAAGCAACCTTTTGGACTGACTTTATGAGCATTAAAGTTCCTGTTTTTTTAGGAGCAGAAGTATTGTCGAAACGATTAGGGTTAAACACATACTATCTACAAGTTGAAAAAATAAAAAGAGGATACTATCAAGCTACTTTTGTTACACTAACAGAAGACTCGAAAAACTGTGAAGACTATTCTATTGTAAAAAGCTATCTTAGATTACTGGAAAATCAAATTTATAATAAACCACAGTATTACCTATGGTCTCACAAACGATGGAAACACCGCAATGCGCCTATTCCTGAAGGTGCCACTGTAGATTAA
- the glmM gene encoding phosphoglucosamine mutase, which produces MTLIKSISGIRGTIGGIVGDNLTPVDAVKFASAYGSWLKNETNKDHPIVVVGRDARISGPMIQQLVMNSLVGLGIHVIDLGLSTTPTVEIAVPLEKADGGIILTASHNPKQWNALKLLNHKGEFLNAENGKKILDIAENDEYVFAEVDDLGSITVNDTYIDKHIEEVLNLSLVDAELVSKSGFKVVVDAVNSTGGIAIPGLLKKMGVETIELYCEPNGHFPHNPEPLKEHLTDLSELVVKEKADMGITVDPDVDRLAFMSENGEMFGEEYTLVACADFVLGKTSGNTVSNLSSSRALRDVTQKHNGNYEASAVGEVNVVELMKANNAVIGGEGNGGIIYPESHYGRDSLVGVALFLTHLAEKKCSVSELRDSYPSYFMSKNKIQLTPDLDVDAILKGFHSKYVSEEVSTVDGVKVDFADCWVHLRKSNTEPIIRIYTEALSQEKADSLAEDTIVTLKEIAGI; this is translated from the coding sequence ATGACATTAATAAAATCAATTTCAGGGATTAGAGGAACAATTGGAGGGATAGTTGGTGATAATCTTACTCCTGTAGATGCGGTAAAATTTGCTTCGGCTTATGGAAGTTGGCTAAAAAATGAGACTAATAAAGATCATCCAATTGTAGTTGTTGGTCGAGATGCCAGAATTTCTGGACCTATGATTCAACAATTGGTAATGAATAGTCTGGTTGGATTGGGGATTCATGTTATTGATTTAGGACTTTCTACGACACCTACAGTAGAGATTGCTGTTCCTTTAGAAAAAGCAGATGGAGGAATAATTCTTACAGCTAGTCACAATCCGAAACAGTGGAATGCATTAAAATTATTGAACCATAAAGGAGAATTTTTGAATGCAGAGAATGGTAAAAAGATTTTAGATATAGCAGAAAATGATGAATATGTTTTTGCAGAGGTTGATGATTTGGGAAGTATCACGGTAAATGATACCTATATCGATAAACATATTGAAGAAGTGCTAAATCTATCTCTGGTGGATGCAGAATTGGTGAGTAAATCTGGTTTCAAAGTTGTTGTAGATGCTGTTAACTCTACAGGAGGTATCGCAATACCGGGATTACTTAAGAAAATGGGAGTAGAGACTATTGAATTATATTGCGAGCCTAATGGGCATTTCCCTCATAACCCAGAACCATTAAAAGAACATTTAACAGATTTATCAGAATTAGTAGTTAAGGAGAAAGCAGATATGGGAATCACCGTCGATCCTGATGTAGATCGTCTTGCTTTTATGAGTGAGAATGGAGAAATGTTTGGAGAAGAATATACATTGGTTGCCTGTGCCGATTTTGTATTAGGAAAAACTAGTGGCAATACTGTTTCTAATTTATCCTCAAGTAGAGCGTTAAGAGATGTAACACAAAAACATAATGGGAACTATGAAGCAAGTGCTGTAGGCGAGGTTAATGTAGTAGAGTTGATGAAAGCAAATAATGCAGTTATCGGTGGCGAAGGTAATGGAGGGATTATATATCCAGAATCACATTACGGAAGAGATTCGTTGGTAGGAGTAGCCTTATTTCTTACACACCTGGCAGAAAAGAAATGCAGTGTAAGCGAGTTACGAGATAGTTATCCTTCTTATTTTATGAGTAAAAATAAAATTCAGCTAACTCCAGATTTAGATGTTGATGCTATTTTAAAAGGATTTCATTCAAAATATGTTTCAGAAGAAGTCTCTACTGTTGATGGCGTAAAAGTGGATTTTGCAGATTGTTGGGTACATTTACGTAAAAGTAATACAGAACCTATTATTCGTATTTACACCGAAGCCCTGAGCCAGGAAAAAGCAGATTCATTGGCAGAAGATACGATCGTTACTTTAAAAGAAATAGCTGGAATCTAA
- a CDS encoding lysophospholipid acyltransferase family protein: MQLIIYYLVYPIILGISKLPWRLFYAFSTCAYILVYYVIRYRRKTVTGNLQLVFPEKSKKEIRDISKSFYKHMCDMFLEMTKSLSISREELIKRYKVVNLDEFHEFERKNKSIITLMGHYGSFEWSNAVDLVSLNPCVGIYKQIENKYFDRLAHRIRGRFDSRLIPSHKVARQIIKDKKEGTVCGYGMISDQSPKIYNAKYWTDFMGVKVPIFLGGEFLAQRLDVIVLYLHVEKVKRGHYEVRFIPISENSKEEEPYFIIKKYLQLLENQIREKPQYYLWTHKRWKHRNSQIPEGAIVD, translated from the coding sequence ATGCAATTAATTATATATTACTTAGTTTATCCTATAATATTAGGTATCTCTAAACTACCCTGGCGATTATTTTATGCGTTTTCTACCTGTGCTTATATTTTGGTATACTATGTTATTAGGTACAGAAGAAAAACAGTAACAGGAAACTTACAATTGGTTTTCCCAGAAAAATCTAAAAAAGAAATCCGGGATATTAGTAAATCATTTTATAAACATATGTGTGATATGTTTTTAGAAATGACAAAATCACTTTCAATTTCTAGAGAAGAATTAATAAAACGATATAAAGTTGTAAATCTGGATGAGTTTCATGAGTTTGAAAGGAAAAATAAAAGTATAATTACATTAATGGGGCATTATGGTAGTTTCGAATGGTCTAATGCAGTCGATCTTGTTTCTTTAAACCCATGTGTAGGAATCTATAAACAAATAGAAAACAAATATTTTGATCGTCTTGCACATCGTATCCGAGGTCGTTTTGACTCCCGACTTATTCCTAGTCATAAGGTTGCAAGACAAATTATAAAAGATAAAAAGGAAGGCACTGTATGCGGATACGGTATGATCTCTGATCAATCCCCAAAAATTTACAACGCAAAATATTGGACAGATTTTATGGGAGTCAAAGTGCCCATATTTTTAGGAGGCGAGTTCTTAGCACAACGACTTGATGTTATTGTATTATATCTTCATGTAGAAAAAGTAAAACGAGGGCACTATGAAGTAAGATTTATCCCTATCTCCGAAAACAGCAAAGAAGAAGAGCCATATTTCATCATAAAAAAATACCTTCAATTACTTGAGAATCAAATTCGTGAAAAACCTCAATATTATTTATGGACTCACAAACGTTGGAAACATAGGAATTCACAAATTCCTGAGGGAGCCATAGTCGATTAA
- a CDS encoding TlpA disulfide reductase family protein: MKRIALFVTVLLLVACQKDQKGYTITANTAGFEDGTVVYINSISQSNRPIIIDSVSIQQDKFQITLPPPENSDFNYLTFKDIRGNVLFMAENNPIEMTIYKDSLRSSMVKGGSENELFFSYINTIKKYGEEKLNLNNQYQIASKLGETDKVVKIALERQELVEKEKQFRKDITDNTNSLVSIIAITELLNLKMLTAQEAKLKFDQIDDTLKPTRLGKNLNMLINNAVAVSKQKRIDIGVIAEDFSAPTPEGKILSLKESMGKITIIDFWASWCKPCRIENPNVVKVYNKYHDKGLNIIGVSLDKKQEAWAKAIADDNLEWNHVSNLQFWQEPIARAYGVRSIPATFIIDEKGNVIAKNLRGPALEKKISELLEQKSL, from the coding sequence ATGAAAAGAATTGCTTTGTTTGTTACAGTTCTCCTACTTGTCGCTTGTCAAAAAGATCAAAAAGGATATACTATTACTGCCAATACTGCTGGTTTTGAAGATGGAACAGTAGTGTATATTAATTCTATTAGTCAATCTAACAGACCTATTATTATTGACTCTGTAAGTATACAACAGGATAAATTTCAAATCACTTTACCTCCTCCAGAAAATAGTGATTTTAATTATTTAACTTTTAAAGACATAAGAGGTAATGTATTGTTTATGGCAGAGAACAACCCTATCGAAATGACCATCTACAAAGATAGTTTACGTTCTTCTATGGTCAAAGGAGGTTCTGAAAATGAGCTGTTCTTTTCCTATATTAATACTATTAAAAAATATGGTGAAGAGAAATTAAATCTAAATAATCAATATCAGATTGCTTCAAAATTGGGTGAAACCGATAAAGTGGTTAAGATAGCTCTCGAAAGACAAGAATTGGTTGAAAAAGAAAAGCAATTCAGAAAAGATATTACAGATAACACAAATTCGTTAGTGTCTATTATAGCTATCACAGAGCTCTTAAACCTTAAGATGTTAACCGCACAAGAAGCCAAATTGAAATTTGATCAGATTGATGATACCCTAAAACCAACAAGATTAGGTAAAAACTTAAACATGCTTATCAATAATGCAGTAGCTGTTTCTAAGCAAAAGAGAATAGATATAGGTGTTATTGCCGAAGATTTTTCTGCTCCAACTCCAGAAGGCAAGATACTATCTCTTAAAGAATCTATGGGTAAAATTACCATTATCGATTTTTGGGCTTCCTGGTGCAAACCTTGTAGGATAGAAAATCCAAATGTTGTAAAAGTATATAACAAATACCATGATAAAGGACTTAATATTATAGGAGTATCTTTAGATAAAAAACAAGAAGCCTGGGCCAAAGCAATTGCAGATGATAACTTAGAATGGAATCATGTTTCTAATTTACAATTTTGGCAAGAACCAATTGCAAGAGCTTATGGTGTAAGATCCATACCTGCCACTTTTATCATCGATGAAAAAGGAAATGTAATTGCCAAGAACCTTAGAGGGCCCGCCTTAGAAAAGAAAATCTCAGAATTACTAGAACAAAAGTCTCTTTAA
- a CDS encoding ACP phosphodiesterase, translating to MNFLAHIYLSGEDQELKIGNFIADSVKGKKQLLQYSNRIQQGITLHRKIDSYTDTHSIVRKSVSRLFPKYRHYSTVIVDVLYDHFLAANWKEYSDIPLETYVAEFYGLLYKYHEVLPKQIQNFMPYMIKDNWLLSYATIPGIGTILYQMNQRTKNRSKMNFAVIELEQYYADFDKEFRSFFEELELYTKNEIRIL from the coding sequence ATGAATTTTCTAGCCCACATATATCTTTCTGGTGAAGACCAAGAACTTAAAATAGGTAATTTTATCGCAGACTCTGTCAAAGGAAAAAAGCAATTACTACAATATTCAAACCGTATTCAGCAAGGTATTACCTTACATCGTAAAATTGATTCATATACTGATACTCATTCCATTGTAAGAAAAAGTGTATCCAGGTTATTTCCAAAATACAGGCATTACAGTACTGTAATCGTAGATGTTCTTTATGATCATTTTTTGGCAGCTAATTGGAAAGAATACTCTGATATCCCCCTTGAAACGTATGTGGCAGAGTTTTATGGTTTATTATATAAATATCATGAAGTTTTACCTAAACAGATTCAAAATTTTATGCCCTATATGATTAAAGACAACTGGCTTCTTAGCTATGCCACTATTCCAGGAATTGGTACAATATTATATCAAATGAATCAGAGAACAAAAAATAGATCTAAGATGAATTTTGCAGTTATCGAACTCGAACAATATTACGCTGATTTTGATAAAGAATTTCGTTCTTTTTTTGAAGAATTAGAACTTTACACTAAAAATGAAATAAGAATATTATGA
- a CDS encoding DNA alkylation repair protein, which yields MSILQDHANAEEAIRMEAYMKNRFSYYGIKAPVRKSLLKDVILQYTPTLTHDSVISIAKALYKKPQRELHYCAMELVDRFLKKKYNIGDIDFIEQLISTNSWWDSVDFIAKHILGKYLLQFPNQIHPVIEGFSNSDKMWLNRSAILFQLGYKDQTDYQLLCSLCEQHKSSNEFFIKKAIGWALREYSKVNPDAVVDFITNTKLKPLSEKEGLKRIRSS from the coding sequence ATGTCTATACTCCAAGACCATGCTAATGCTGAAGAAGCAATACGAATGGAAGCCTATATGAAAAATCGTTTTTCTTATTATGGCATAAAAGCTCCTGTAAGAAAATCGCTTCTAAAAGATGTTATTCTTCAATATACACCTACTCTCACTCATGATAGTGTGATTAGTATTGCAAAGGCTCTCTATAAAAAACCTCAACGCGAACTTCATTATTGCGCTATGGAACTGGTTGATCGGTTCTTAAAAAAGAAATATAATATAGGTGACATTGATTTTATAGAACAATTGATCTCTACTAACTCTTGGTGGGATTCGGTTGATTTTATAGCAAAACATATTTTGGGTAAATATTTATTGCAATTCCCAAATCAAATACATCCCGTAATTGAGGGTTTTTCAAACTCTGATAAGATGTGGCTTAACAGAAGTGCAATCTTATTTCAATTAGGATATAAAGACCAAACGGATTATCAATTATTATGTAGTCTTTGTGAGCAACACAAATCTTCTAATGAGTTCTTTATAAAGAAAGCTATCGGTTGGGCGTTGCGAGAATACTCAAAAGTAAATCCTGATGCCGTAGTAGACTTTATAACCAACACTAAACTGAAACCTTTATCTGAAAAAGAAGGATTAAAAAGAATTCGTTCATCTTAA
- a CDS encoding lysophospholipid acyltransferase family protein: protein MQLFVYRLVYPMLWVISKLPWRLLYFLSSTVYILVYHIIGYRKKVVTKNLTLAFPEKPIDEIYKIRKKFYKHMCDMFMEMIKSLSISKEEMTKRFTILDPHTFKEVQSHQKSIIVLMGHYASYEWAIAAQFAMDFPIVGVYKKIKNKHFDQLAHRIRGRFNTRLIRHRKVIKEITRDKVNGQLCAYGLLSDQSPKLKNALYWTDFMNIKVPVITGGEVLAKRLDMPVMYLKVEKVKRGYYQAKFIKITDDPKKCEDHFITKTYLSLLENQIKENPEYYLWTHRRWKHRNTKIPKGAIVD, encoded by the coding sequence ATGCAATTATTTGTATATCGTTTAGTCTATCCAATGTTGTGGGTAATATCTAAATTACCCTGGCGATTATTATATTTTTTATCCAGTACTGTTTATATTTTAGTTTATCACATTATTGGCTATAGAAAAAAGGTAGTTACAAAAAACCTAACATTAGCTTTTCCCGAAAAACCTATAGATGAAATTTATAAAATTCGTAAAAAATTTTATAAACATATGTGCGATATGTTTATGGAAATGATAAAAAGTCTTTCTATTTCTAAAGAAGAAATGACCAAAAGATTTACAATACTTGACCCTCATACTTTTAAAGAAGTACAATCTCATCAAAAAAGTATTATTGTATTAATGGGCCATTATGCAAGTTATGAGTGGGCAATTGCTGCTCAATTCGCGATGGATTTTCCTATAGTTGGTGTGTACAAAAAAATTAAAAACAAACATTTTGATCAATTAGCACATCGCATAAGAGGTAGATTTAATACAAGACTTATAAGACATCGTAAGGTGATTAAAGAGATTACCCGAGATAAAGTAAACGGTCAATTATGCGCCTATGGTTTATTATCTGATCAATCTCCTAAATTGAAAAATGCATTATACTGGACCGATTTTATGAACATTAAAGTTCCTGTTATTACAGGAGGAGAAGTACTAGCAAAAAGGTTAGATATGCCTGTAATGTATCTAAAAGTAGAGAAAGTAAAACGTGGCTATTATCAGGCAAAATTTATAAAAATTACCGATGACCCCAAAAAGTGTGAAGACCATTTTATCACAAAAACCTACCTCTCTTTATTAGAAAACCAAATCAAAGAAAATCCTGAGTACTATCTTTGGACTCATAGACGATGGAAGCATCGAAATACGAAAATTCCTAAAGGTGCAATAGTTGATTAG
- a CDS encoding DUF6843 domain-containing protein, whose protein sequence is MNTIKKNWSIGLLSIIINIISCCTVLWIILLFTGQKENLDIGKAIQMLVIRILPLATGIAFSAKLILSFLNNKKIILVIIFIITISVLLAIVWGYIAFLSTLLFAIGYGVYNSTVLPGMIIIYFIAILLQFSFLHLFLLQNNERTNNGVLGLVLLPVYTIGFTAISIFITFGITMYPLLFHKETYLIPQNFQGCVRVVYNFECGVEAQKKNGRSIIHVPDNGLILLKNELKLPKNLLVTIWKQQLDQEFYIVDSKGNKEKLHHKERYSQNTSKGVRITGIDERGEPGDSNFLLFKRFYVYNGSSIKNELDCSTVEDNLFNELEKCQSK, encoded by the coding sequence TTGAATACAATTAAAAAAAACTGGAGTATTGGTTTATTAAGTATTATTATTAATATAATAAGCTGTTGCACAGTTTTATGGATTATACTTCTATTTACCGGTCAAAAAGAAAACCTCGATATTGGTAAAGCCATACAAATGCTGGTTATACGAATACTTCCACTAGCCACTGGTATTGCTTTTTCTGCAAAACTCATCCTCTCTTTTTTAAACAACAAAAAAATAATTCTTGTCATCATTTTCATCATCACTATTAGTGTTCTTTTGGCAATTGTTTGGGGGTATATCGCTTTTTTATCTACTCTCCTATTTGCTATCGGATACGGTGTATATAACTCGACTGTTCTCCCTGGCATGATAATTATATACTTTATAGCTATCCTCTTGCAATTTAGCTTTTTACATCTATTTTTATTACAAAATAATGAGCGTACAAATAATGGGGTTTTGGGACTTGTCCTTTTACCTGTTTATACAATAGGTTTTACTGCTATTTCTATATTCATAACATTTGGTATTACCATGTATCCTTTACTATTTCATAAAGAAACATATCTTATTCCTCAAAATTTTCAAGGGTGTGTTAGAGTAGTATACAACTTCGAATGTGGTGTAGAGGCACAGAAAAAAAATGGAAGAAGTATCATACATGTACCAGACAATGGGCTTATACTTCTTAAAAATGAGCTAAAACTCCCCAAAAATCTTCTTGTTACTATATGGAAACAACAATTAGATCAAGAATTCTATATCGTTGATAGCAAAGGAAATAAAGAAAAACTACATCATAAAGAGCGATATTCACAAAATACTTCGAAAGGAGTTAGAATAACTGGTATAGATGAAAGAGGAGAACCTGGTGACAGTAATTTTCTGTTATTCAAAAGGTTTTATGTCTATAATGGTTCAAGTATCAAAAATGAACTTGACTGCTCTACTGTAGAAGACAATCTATTTAATGAGCTCGAAAAATGCCAAAGTAAATAA
- a CDS encoding head GIN domain-containing protein produces MKTQSNNLAVLICMMVSLLAINPMIAQNKLRGNGNVVTQERTISTFNEIIVNGVYNVYLSQGQNESVKVETDENLQEAVIVKNKGNALVLGWKKGISVKRKTKMNVYVTLKDIAKLEVKGVGNVKTSSKLSLNTLDVEASGVGNASLELDCKKLDGEISMVGNFTLKGKVAEVILDNNGTGALRAFDLVAQKLEINNSGIGKVEVNAQQEINITSSGIGSVYYKGNAKTTKLDHRGMGKIKKVD; encoded by the coding sequence ATGAAAACACAAAGCAATAATTTGGCAGTCTTAATCTGTATGATGGTATCCTTATTAGCCATTAATCCGATGATAGCTCAAAATAAGTTAAGAGGTAATGGTAATGTTGTTACCCAAGAAAGAACAATATCGACTTTTAATGAAATCATCGTAAACGGAGTTTATAATGTATACCTCTCTCAGGGACAAAATGAATCTGTAAAAGTAGAAACTGATGAGAACCTGCAAGAAGCTGTAATTGTTAAAAACAAAGGGAATGCACTGGTTTTAGGCTGGAAAAAAGGTATAAGTGTGAAAAGAAAAACCAAAATGAACGTTTATGTGACGCTAAAAGATATAGCAAAGTTAGAGGTAAAGGGAGTAGGGAATGTTAAAACTTCTTCTAAACTTTCCTTAAACACACTTGATGTTGAGGCATCTGGAGTAGGAAATGCATCTTTAGAATTAGATTGTAAGAAACTAGATGGTGAAATTTCTATGGTAGGTAATTTTACTTTGAAAGGAAAGGTTGCAGAAGTAATTCTTGATAATAATGGAACAGGAGCTTTAAGAGCTTTTGATTTGGTTGCTCAGAAATTAGAGATTAATAACTCTGGTATCGGAAAAGTAGAAGTAAATGCACAACAAGAAATAAACATAACCTCTTCTGGTATTGGTAGTGTTTATTATAAAGGAAATGCTAAAACTACAAAATTAGACCATCGCGGGATGGGTAAAATAAAAAAGGTAGATTAA